A region of the Drosophila subobscura isolate 14011-0131.10 chromosome J, UCBerk_Dsub_1.0, whole genome shotgun sequence genome:
TCCCCGCTCTGCGCAGCGAACACTCGCTTGATTCTGTGAAATCGGTTGCCCTTGTAGTGCAGCTGCTGTCCGAGCTGCCCGATTCCGCACTCTCCCGTACACAGGGCCCGGAAATTTTCCGCTGTTTTTGGCACAACATCCTTGCGCAGCTCAATTACCATGCGTCCCGCTGTGACATATGGAAAAATGGGGTTGGCATGGAGATGTCTTGGAGATCCACTCAACTCACCATCCTCCTGGCCAATATCAATGTCCATGAAGACAATGGGATTTGTTGCCCTCACAGGTTGCAGCAGTTTTCGTCCATCCATGTTTGTGCTCCCCGGCGGGCAATTAAACTAAAGTAATAGTTGTGCTTTTACTTAAtatgttatttaattgttgGACAACTAATTAAGGCGAATTTCACTTGCTTGTGATtgtttacatacatttttagtgtggcagcagcggtgCTATTGTTTTATGGCGGCGAGCTGTTGTCATCCATCAATAAAATACTCGATATGCCCATGTCCTATCGATATTTCCATTAATCGTTTTGCAGCACTGGTAACCAACACAACATATTTCAGAATTTGATTAAAAAGGCAATTACAATAATAAAAGGGAGTCCTTAAAATTAGCCAGTCTTCCAGAAAATTGATTCTTTCATACTATAAAATTATTGGTTTAGTGTGTAGAGACTTAGATTGCTGGTAATATTgaacagaatatcaaaatcgaggaaaattattttcctcggtatattttaaaaatgcgAAGGTACTTTTCGGTATTCTTCTAagggtcagacggtatattttctCGATAAAACTGCGGCCACACTGCAATAAGAACACGTGCATTTGTTTCACAAAATTTCATAGTTATTGTAAAAACCAATACAAAAAGGATAATTATCCATAAATAACATAAGTAAAACGGTAAAAGTCATCACTGATACCGCAACATGTCAATTGCAGTAAAATTAAAAGGCGGTAGGTACAAAACAGGCGTATGCTACATTTTGTGTTCTCCATGCGGTCTGTTCTGTCGTTTGGATGATCATTTGGCAAGtttaataaatttcttcaCTTTTTAGAACTATGTATATTCTTGTGCGACAAGGCAAAGTACGACATCCAGATCCCACGTCTACTGCCTGGTGGAAAATTTGAATGGCACGTGGATCGGTGGCCGACGCAGCAAACCAGAAAAGACTGAAGAGCTgaagtgtggtgtgtgtcaTCCAATGGATCTTAGGGGATCAGCAAAGGGATGTCCTCTGCGGTGCCAACTCGGAGCCGTTTGTGAGCACCTGCCGACTCAAAACATTCAGCGATTTTAGCTTAGCCCCAGGAGGCCACCTCTCTCATGAGGCGGATTTCAAGTAAGTCTCGAATCACTCTCCCGTCGCCAATCCGCTTTGATACCTAACAAATATCGTCTCTCCCATATTCAATTCTCCGCGTTTCAATAGTAGTTTGACGCTCTGTCTCGGCTGCATTTGGAACCCGAGCATCAGTCTATACGGAGCAGATATTAAGAGGCGCAATCCATTTGCCTGTGGGAATGAATATGCTAAAATAGGTAATGTCTGCTAACTGGAGGCAAAGCTGGATGACCCGCAAAAGAGGACCAGTCGGAATAATATAAGCGTCTCATGAATCATGGGGTCAGTGACAGATGAACGATTCTTGTTATTGGCCCATTTGGGCAAGAGATCACATATTTTGATCCTCTACTGGGCTTGACCCAGATAGAAAGATAACTCCAGCGGCCACACGGCACCTGCAaagatcctgctgctgcaggcaaGGGTGCGATATGGGCCCTAAAGCTATACTGTACCACCTGACGAGGAACTGCATCTTATCGATAATCTGAAAGTATTACCAGCTTGCAGACGGAGCGAGACGATGCAGATATTCAACTTGTTTAGTGCTAGACAGGACCATTTGCCGACTGTGGCTTCCATTGAACTGGTCCAGATGCTAGGAAAAAAGCAAGGATTGGAATTTGCAATATTTGCCGCAATTTAGTGTCGATGACAAGAGGTGCAATGAGATGGTAAGGTGTATATTGACTCTGCCAACATTTATCTTTTAACATattctctttttgtatttttcagaAAATAAAATCGCTTTCATCATGGCGCTGAAGGATGACGATCTTGCAGCTATCCAATACTCAAATGGTCGATGTTGCATAGGTATCGTACCCCAACATTGAGCTCAACTATGTGGTGGTCCAGCTGGAGCGTGAATGCCCCGTGATTACAATCAAGGCTGGGGGGTCGCAGCACCCGGCAAACATGACCATACAGGAGCGAATCCTACTTCATCTAAGTGGCCCATTTCCAAGTCTGAGAATGGAACCGAGTCGGATTGGGGCGCAGGTTAAGATTTGTAAATTATATGTAACAATACAATTTTTCACAAATAaaagtgtagcatactttcacGCTGCTTATATTATTGTAAAATATGTgtagtatcttttgggggcacGTTTTGTGCTAAATTGTATAGCATACTATCAAGCAGAAATGTACCCTTTTACAAAAACTCGTAAAAACAGCGATATCCTGCcgtccttgaggtccttgatGGATTCAAACGATGCAGGAGACTTTTCCGCCCACGAGGAGGTggggcatgtcctgatccgacaggaaacagccgagtaaTAGCGTTGTATAGATTCTAgtaaaaacatccttaaaatggcattatccttaatatCCTTGCATCCGAAGTGATTGCAAGCGGTCcaggacattgtcccgatcacgaggaggtatagcttgtcctgatccgacaggacataGCCAAGCTATGACGTTGCAGGGATTACATttaaaacatccttaaaaggGCATTATCCTTAGGGTCCTTGCCTCCGAAAGGATTGAAAACGATACAGGACATTCTcctgatcacgaggaggtgtggcatgtcctgatcggcccCCAAAttaaggagaaaacaacaaaacaaaaatgtcctgttgttgttgtcaatttatgttgttgttgttgtacaacaagaaagtgtttgttgtacaacaaccacctctttgcacagtggcgcccccaCTATCATGACGGCCacttctggaactaaaatagtGTAGTTCAAGACCTGGCCGCTCTGtgttggggcgccactgtgaacttttgaaattgcctcgctcaaatggccgaaaactggaaaaattTAGGACcgagtaccaggcgaacataaatcagcagaaggtagctggtttttattttttcaatagtaacaagagctggctgctatgaaactgGGCGGTTTTTTTTGAATCTCAAGTCATTAAAGGTATGCACCATTTCGGAGTTCCACGggacattttttgttgttttcttcttAATTTGGGGtccgatcaggacatgccacacctcctcgtgatcaggCGAATGTCCTTTATCGTTTTCAATCCTTTCGGGTGTAAGGACCTTAAGGATAATggcattttaaggatgttttaaataaaatccCTACAACGTCATAGCTTGGCtatgtcctgtcggatcaggacaagctatacctcctcgtgatcggggcAATATCCTGGACCGCTTGCAATCACTTCGGATGCAAGGatattaaggataatgccattttaaggatgtttttacctatgtatatttaaaattcttaACCTGCGTCCCAATATATAACAATTTAGTTGCAGAAATTTCCGTTTTGGTTgcgggggcgccactgtgcaaggtttttagttccagaaatggCCGTCATGATCTCGGGGGCGCCATCTAGTTTGAGAATTTACCGCTCAGGGTTGCAGCGCCACTGTgtaaaaaaaactacaaaattttaaatttctttatttattttgaattacTCTTTCACGTTCAGAAATGTACATTTtagttgtgtgttttttttcttttcttgtgtTTTCAAGGGAGATTTATCATTGGTTGTTGTtacgttttcgtttttctggTTTTCATTGCGCTGGTTTCCAAAAAGTACATTAAGTAAACTACAGACATACGTGTATATAATATGCATTAATAATAGATATAgtatagtatatgtatatatatagaattCAGAAATGTACAACATTCATTTTTAACAAAAGGGGCCCGGAGGGAGCACGACGTCGCCGTGTTCCCGCTGGTATAGTTAAAAACTCGAAGATAGCCATagcaaaaacaactaaaattaCAACTTAATGTTAGAGACTTAACAACTAATACACATACTAGTACAATGTCAatcaatatttttatatgcaagTATTTAATGCTCTCGCGGGTGGCTCCTCTCAAAACAAACTACTGTTCGGTTAGCCCCgttaaaaattacatttaaaaattgattcCTTATCGTACTTCGTTCGATCtcaaaaatttgtgtgtggtaCGGTACGAACCTGTGATGTTTTTGAGTGGTTTTCGATAACataacaaaatgttaaaagaCTACGACAAATCAGTTACattacaatatatgtatatgtatattgtatattgtaGACAACTACTTAAGAACTAAGGCTGCTATCAAAACAgatttacaaataaatattccatgTAAGTGTCTTGCGTATTGTAAAACCTGCggctctcctcctgctgtccTCCCGTCACGCTGTCTGTTTGTCGGGTGGCTAAACTTTGAGCAACATTTCTCTAAGATATTCTTGAATAGTATCTGTAAATGGATTATGCTGGTTACGATCTTAGCTTAACGTTAGAGTAGAGCTGAAATAATCTGTGTATTATGTCTTCTGTTTTCGTGTGTTTGTCCCGTTCCATGTGCGGCAAATGCAGAAtcttttgtggtttgtggtTTCCTCTTGAGCACGTCGTGGTGTTCGCTGTTCGGAGTTCAGTAGGGTGTTGGTTGGTGTTGTTAGGGATCGCTCTTCACTGtctggctgttgttttggCTCTTTTCTCTGGTTCCTAGGGTTATTTAGCTTGCCTGGGTTAGCTACGTTTCTTCTTGGCTGCTGAAAGCTCTCACATCGTCTGCCCACGATCGACTTACAGACGCATGTCGTTGTACTTGGCGAAGGCCTTGCAGAGGGAGAAGGCCAGGATGATCAGGACCAGATGCACAATGCCCACACCAATCACGATGATGATCAACTCGCGCTGTCCAATCAACCACTCGGTGAACACCTCATAGCAGCCCTGCAGTGTAGAGAAATAGGCATTAGATCTTTGGTATACCATCTCTTGAAAGTGCTTACCTTTTTGTAGAaactgttgctgtcgctgggATTGGTTACACAGTCCTCGTCGCGGGGCACCAAATCGGCCACATCCTTGAGGACACAGCAGGCCTCTGGTATGGTGCGATTTCCCTTGCTGTTCTGCCACGCCTGCGAGGCATCAAAGTCGTGGTAGTCGGtgacgccgcagcagccaaagTTGCTCATCAGCTGGTTCCACATCAGAGAACTGGCGTCCACATTCTCGCCCAGCGTGTAGCTGGTTATGGTCGTCTGCAAGAAGTTTTTGCTCTCGGCCCTAACTTTTTCCTTGTAGAAGGCAGCCAGACCTCCGGCAACGATTCCAGCCACCAGCAGTAGAATCAAAAAGGTTGCATACTGTAAGAGGAAAAGAGTGtggtaaatggaaatgctttaTTCATGGAGTATAACGCCTCTGTTGACCCAATTTGTTGGGCTGCAGAAAAATCTATGCATTTAACCCTGAGCTtaatgtgctgcagcagcacggaTGCTATGCACGGCCCTTGAGGgccccacatccacatccagcaTTCAGCTGAAATGCTGAAGGTCATATAAACCCACCCCCCAATGCTTTGTTGCATGTTTTGAAAAGCTTTTGCGGTTTTCCATTCCTGCTTCTTCTCTGCCCAGGCTCTTGGCTAATGTAGTCGCCATacattgtcgttgttgctggttctgtggctgtggcctgaTGCGTTGGCCtgatacgagtacgagtatgcatggttttggcttttttaGTTGTTGCGGCTGTTACGCCTCGCAGCATTTCATTTATGTTGAGTTGAGCGCAGTGTGGGTGTTGGGCGTCCAACCaaatggcagctgctgcctggtaGCAAATGTATCtgtcagatacagatacagatacacatgcAAGCCGACGCTGAATGAATAATGGCCTACAGAGAGGGCTAATTTACACGCTTTGCTTTGCCTACCAATTCGAAAGCATGAGTATCTAAACTATTTGCAACCTTttaggcaaaacaaaaatcaaagccaagACATGTTAGCCATGCCAAGAGCTAGAGCCCGGCCTTGGGATGCGTTGTACGAGCGACCTTGTCTTTAAATTGACTGCAAAATGGTGCTCAGAGCCCGAAAGCCCAAGAGGGGGTCGCATGCAGGTCGCGTGTTCGGCATCGGTGCGCAAGCGCAAATCACATGGCTCTTAACCTCTCCTCTCTCATCTTTCCCCCGCCTCTCTTGattatgtacgagtatctccCTCTCAAAGGTAAATTGGATTCACCTGTCTGTAGCTGTCGTAGCAATTAAGCGCTGCCAAGCCCCGCAATGTGGGCCCGGCCCACCTCTGATGGGGTGTGTAAATAATGCAGCTGAATGTGATAAAACAGTTTATTAATGACAGCAATCGAGTGGAGTACTCTCGGCTATAGaaagtggctgtggctggcccTCAGTCAGCGGCCCCTTGGCTTGGCCActggaaaaatgtaaattatcTTCTAAGCCACAGTGAAATTACAATTCCATCCACAGACGGGGCCAAGTGAAGGGCTTGTCAATGCTcgcgcagacacacagatatacaCAGTTGTACCTGAGGGTCGCCTCACGATACCTAACCAATCGTTCAAACATGTTTCGCCTCACgatatattgtacatacatatttatatatacgGTTTTGTACATGTATTCCCGCCCGTCAtgtaataaatatatgtatatgtgcgaGTTTATTGTTGAAATGTCCAGCTATTGTATGTGCGCAACTTTCTCTCAACAAGCATCATGGTTTTCCGTGAAAATCCCCCACTgcacaataaatgaaaaatatctgtgaaatatgcaaacaatCTTGAATCTTGAATCTCTCTCTGGGAGCTGTGGCATCTGTTGGCGTCTGTCATTATATCTGTACGAATATTCCTGCCGCAGTCACAGTCGTTGCTTGACTCACATCACAATATTCGAGTATTCCGTAGAGTCGATGATGCAAGCCGGTAAAACTCTGATTGGACTCATTGATTGGAAGGGGGAAAATGCATACATTAAGTGTACACACATGTACAGTGCGTACAATAAGAATATGTGCAATTTCGCAAGTTCTTTCATAACTTCGGATTCAAATAACTCAAATTTAACATTGGAATTGTAAGAATCGTTATAAAAATGATCATCAAATGGTATCTCTACCCTCTTTTACTTAGACTTATCTTATAATCTATGAAACGTACTGTGCATATGTTGAAATATTCAATAACTATTCGATCACTTACCGTTGACAGCAGACAGCGAGACTCGCGCATGGCCCCCAGATAGCCCAAAAAGCTCATGAAGAACATTACGGCTCCGATGACGATCAGCACATAGGCCAGCTGCTCTATGACCTGCGTCTGTGTAAATTGCTACAAAAGATGTACGAACAAAAAGCCATAAATAGATGGGGAAATAATTGCAGATGCTCTCCACcctgcgtatacgtaattaGCCTTTGAACTGTCCAAAAATTGTTGTCGTTTCCCATTCGTATAATTgaattataaaattgtttcCGCCAATTGTCTCGTAGCCACCAGAAGAATGCTCCTACAGGGAAAGGGACACCACCGACTGAAGGAAGGTTCATTGACCAAACTCCAAAACATGGA
Encoded here:
- the LOC117894214 gene encoding tetraspanin-9, whose amino-acid sequence is MVFDCVVWCAKYLLCIFNFIFFVLGTIIFGVGLWLAVDKHSLIALLKLVESERIEQFTQTQVIEQLAYVLIVIGAVMFFMSFLGYLGAMRESRCLLSTYATFLILLLVAGIVAGGLAAFYKEKVRAESKNFLQTTITSYTLGENVDASSLMWNQLMSNFGCCGVTDYHDFDASQAWQNSKGNRTIPEACCVLKDVADLVPRDEDCVTNPSDSNSFYKKGCYEVFTEWLIGQRELIIIVIGVGIVHLVLIILAFSLCKAFAKYNDMRL